The window AAGATGGTCGTGGACGAGGAGATTGATATGGTCGTCATGGGAGTGAAGGCCAAGGACATCAAGCATATGTTTACCGGTTCGGTGGCGGAGCGGCTTTTTAGAAAATGCCCGTGCACGATTGTCTCTTACCGTGACACCGGTACTGCCGAGCGCTTGAGAAGACGTATCGAGAGACACCGTCATAAAGCGTGACCTCCGCTCATCGGTAGGATCTGTTGCAAAAGAACGACATCGCCTCACAGAGTGACTGCAAAATCGAGTTCTGTGGGGCGAATTGCGTTTAGGGAAAGTTAATAATGCATGAACATTGCCATTGCCTATAAAGTGCGGTAGGTTGCTGCAAAATCAGTAACCTGGTTCAATCTAACACATCGCAACATATCTATTTTTATAACGGTTTTCTATGTCATATCTTTTAATTATCTTGAGCTACCTGCTCGGAGCGGTTCCCTTCGGACTATTGATCGGCAAAATGGCCGGAAAGGATGTCAGAACCGAGGGAAGTAAAAATATCGGCGCGACCAATGTCAGTCGTCTTCTGGGGAAAAAACTGGGTTTTGTCACTTTGGTCTGCGACTGCCTGAAAGGTTATTTGCCGATGCTGTTGGCTGCGGCAATTTTAAAAGATGCGCCTAATAGTGAAATCATCGTTCCCCTTTGTGGTGTCGCTGCGGTGGTTGGGCATATGTTTCCTGTTTACCTGGGCTTTAAAGGTGGCAAAGGCGTCGCCACAGGACTGGGTGTTTTTCTCTACCTCTCTCCTGTTGCAATACTGATCAGCTTTGTGGTGTTTGCCGCGTCAGTCGCCTTGAGCGGTTTTGTTTCGGTGGGTTCACTGCTGGCATCGGCCTTGATGGTAATCTGGCTTTGGCTGCTGGGGCACTCAGCAATCCAGATATTGACGGCTGCCGTGGTCGCCGGTTTGATCTGGTTCAAGCATCATGAAAATATCGGCAGATTGCTTAAAGGCGAGGAAAAGAGCTGGAAAAAGAAAGCCTGATACTGAAGTCCTGAGCAACCCTTTCTAAGGGGTTCAGAGGGTATCTTTGGGGATGAACGTCATAACGTTCATCCCTTTTTTGTTTGCAGATATCTGCAAACAAGTCATCACAGCAATAGATTTCCCTTTAATGTTCATGGCCTAAGCTGAAAAATGATTATGATTGAGGTTAACTACCTATCAGCCAGCTATCTTCCGGCTGTGGATTAAACTGATGCGCGGGTTTCATAATCTGAAGAGTGAGGTGAAATATGCGGATAATAGAAGTGAGGCAATTTGGTGGGCCTGATGTACTTACCCTGGTAGATCGGGATATACCAGTTCCCGGCAAAGGGCAGGTTGTAATCAAGGTCGAGGCGATCGGGGTCAACCCGGTTGATACCTATATACGGGCCGGTACCTATCCCGTTTTGCCTGAACTCCCCTATATACCGGGTGGTAATGCGGCGGGCACGGTACAGAGTTGCGGTGAAGGTGTGACTGAACTGTCACAAGGTCAAAGAGTCTACACTGCCTGCACCTTCGGGGCTTATGGAGAATATTGCCTCTGCGATGCCACACAGGTTTATGATCTGCCGGAGGAGGCAAGCTTTGCGCAAGGGGCGACGCTCGGTGTGCCGGGAGCTACCGCCTGGCGAGGGCTTTTTATCAGGGGCTTGGGTAAGGCTGGCGAGAAGGTGCTGGTACATGGAGCCAGTGGGTCGGTCGGAGGTGCTGCATTGCAGCTTGGTCGTGCGGCGGGCATGGAGATGTATGGTACGGCGGGTAGCGAACAGGGGCTGAAAATTATTGATGAGCTGGGGGCCGTGAAGTCAATGCTGCATCAAGGTGATTATGTTGACAGGCTTCGCGCTGCTGTACCTGGAGGGTTTGATCTGATTCTTGAAATGCTGGCAAATGTGAACCTTGAAACAGATCTGTCATTGCTGGCACCTCATGGCAGGGTTGTTATCATTGGCAGCCGTGGCAGAATTGAGATCGATCCGCGCTTAACCATGGGCAAAGAAACGGACATCAGGGGGCTCGCCCTTGCCGCCGCGAGTTCCGTGGAACTCAAGCAGACCCATGCTGCACTGGCTGCCGCCGTGCGGGCAGGCGTGTTGAGGCCGTTAATCGCTGCGACTTTGCCCCTCGAAGATGCGCCCAGAGCTCATCAAAAAGTGCTTGAACCTGGCCTCAACGGTAAAATTATTCTTTCTCCAGGCCTTTGATTGGAATGTTTCATAATATGTTCAGCCAACTGTTAACTAGCCCCTGACCTACTCGTTGCGCGGTTTTTCGAAATCCGATGAGAAAAAGTTCTCATTCTGGACGACTCGTTCCAACACCCTGGATATTTATGCTATGGAGGCAGAGAAAAAGGTTTAAGAAGAAATCAAGGCTGTTGGTGGTCCGGAGCTTGTCCAGGTGGTTGAGAACCGGGTTAATGGATTTCTTTCAAAGTGGCACATACTCGTGCCGGGTGGAAGATGGTTTTTCTTGGGGTATCAGGCTGCGCATGGCCCGGTGGGAACCGGAGTGACAACTGTGCATGTCACTTCAGTTAACGAAACAAATACAATATGTGAACTTGAGCAGTGTTCTTTGGCAAAGCTGCGGCTGACAGGAAATTACTGATTCAGTGAGAGACAAGATGCAAACAGCCGGAAAAGGTCCTTCCAATTTCCGGCTGTTATTCAGATAAGAATACAATTCTGTTCAGATCTAAATTCTATCTTCAAGCAAGGTGAACGATACCGTTGAGCAGGTTACGGTGGAACGGCCGAAATAGATGAAAAAAACTACCCAGGCAAGCTGCAGGCCAATGATGACTCCCGGCGTCCAGACATTTTGCAACCCATGGCTGATGAGAGGCTGAACGTTTGTCACGCTTGTATTCAAGAGGGCAAGGCCAATGGTGTAGATAACAGCAATGGCGCCCATTTTCTGATAGACACTCACCTTGCCAAAACCTCGGAAATCAGCACGTAGCACCTCAGAAAGAAGGCGCCAGATCTGAGTTACAGCCATACAGAGTACCAGGGTTGCAGTAAAGAAACTGTTCAAAAAGAGCCAGCAACCCATCAATGCGGTAGCTGTATAAATGATACAGGTTATGGCCTGGATCGGGACCAATCTTTCGCCTGCAAGGTGGCTCTCGTACTCTGCTTTTTTGATGTTGCCGTAAAAAATTACTCCGGTACGTTTGAAGATGGATTGTATCAGTGCGCTGCAATCCTTAAGCGGCTTGCCGTAGCAGCAACCGTAACTGAGGCAGGCGAGTCTGCCAAGGCCCTCTCCCAGTGAATACGCAATCGCCATGGCGGCAAGAACCGGCATCATGGGCAGGTAGCAGTCGCCGAAATTGCTGCAGATGAGCCCTGCTGCCAGAATAGCGAATGGCGCCAGAACGATACCGACGAACGAGGCGCCGCCAATAGTAAAGGTATGTCGCTTTTTCTCGACGATCATGGCTACAATGCGGGCTGCCGGCAGGCAGACTGCAAGCAGCATTGCTGTTGCCAGCGCCGTTCCGGTGAGGGAGATCTCCATGGCGCCCAGCAGAATAAGGAGCAGGGTAATCGCCAGCAACTGACTGGTGGCAATGAAAAAGCCGTAATAGGTAAGGTTGGTCCCCTGCCAGTTGGCTGAGTCGCCATGTTTAACTTTGGGGACAATGGCCATCATCTGCCAGCGTTCACCCGGCAGGTATTTGAAACCCCAGAGCAGCAGACAGCCGAGGAGTATGCCGGTGATGATAATGAATAGTAGGTTTGTCATTGCTGCACTCCTTGTGAAGGGCTGTTAAGGCAGTTTGCCGGCCACTGTGGATCGAACTGATACCTCTGTTTCCACCAGCGGACGGCCGACTTTATTCGTAAATCTGCTCTGCACATCATTGCGTTTGGCATTGGCGAGAATATCAGGCGAAAAAGAGATCCTGTTCGGTTCAAAGACCAGAATATCGGTTGAACTCCCAGGTCGGTAGAGGCTTTTGGGACATCCTTTTTCCAAAAACATTCCGGCCTGGACAGGCTGTGGGTTGTGATATTGCAGTTCGCTGTAGGCCTGGACGATATCACCGATCATCAGGGCCACGACTTCAATCATGGCGACCCTACCAACCCCGGAGCCGCCCTCGACATCGGTGTCTATGATGGTGACCACCCGCTTGTTCCTGGCATACAGGGAAGCAAGTGCAATCTGGGCCGCAGGGTTGCAACTGTGGTAGGCGCCATCGATTTCGTAAATATCGAGGACAATGCCGCTAACCGGCACATGGTTATAGTGATATTTGTCTGGAGTGAGGCGGAACACACCGAAATCACCTTCAGAAAAAACATTATGCCACTTGCGATCAGTACCAAAGAGTTCTTCTGGCGAGAAAAACTTCTCCTTGATAAAAAGTTCTGAAATATCAGTGAAAGAGCCGACAAGCACCCTGGAATCTGCAGGTGAGACGATTGCCTTGCGGTCTTCCTCCATCGGGCGGAGTTGCCAATAGCGAATCTGACGTTCAAACACTTTTCGCGGGGTATCGTAGCAGTCCGGTGCGGCGACGCATTCTGTGAGGTCGACAGCTAGGCTCGCAATCATCCTGGCCGCTTTGAACTTCCTGGAATCGAGAAAATCGTAATGGTAGAGGCTCAGCAGGCTGGACATTCGGGCAGAGGTGAGGGCCCGGAAAAGTGCCGGAGCGTTCTCTCGCAAGGTGTTGTAGAGGAACGAAACCGATCTGTCCCCAAAGAGTTGCTCGGTGACGATGGCATTGGTGGCTCTTTCTATGTACTGGTGAGCGGTTGATGGTGTTACTGCCTGGGGCATAGGGAGTTACCTTGGAGTTGAAGCTGGTGCCGCATGGGTTGAGCCTGGGTGGACATTGTGCCAGAACCAGGACTATCCGTTTTCATGTTCAGCGGTTTGATTTCCTTTTTATTTTTTATTTAATGATCATGAGTAATTCAGGTCAGCGCTGGGTATTGAGGTCATGAACGACTGCGAGACCGAGATGCAGAAGCAGTACAAGATCTTCAGGTGCGGCGGTCTCTTCAAGAACATCGTTTCGTATTTGATCGAAAAAGCCGGTTACTGATCTCGCTCGCGCCTGTGTGTTTGTGCACATGATCTCTGCTATAATGGGATTGCCGCTCTGTTCAAGCCGCAGACAATCTTCTTCAAGTACTGCCAACCCTTCGCTGCATTGGGCTTTTTTCAGGTCGTTACGGTAATATTTTTCGCTGGCAGCATTAAAAATATCGGCTGGTATTTTAGTTGGCTTCCTCCTATCGCCACTGGTGGCAATTGAATTGTAAACAAGTCTCCCTGAGGCGGAATACTCCGGATCTGCCAATCTCTCATGAAGATTATCGAGCAGGGGAGTTGCCTGTAGCTGATCGGTCAATTCTGCCCCTTCGATTTTGAGAAAGCTGATCAGCGCCTGTTGGTAATCACTTACCTTGATGCGCAGGTAGTTGCGGTACCGTTTACTGTGCCGCTGTTGTTTTACATGTTTGAGGATTTTTACCAGAAACATGTTGCTGGTGTTGGTACGGATATAGACCGTCGGCACCCCGATTGCGGTAGCGAAAAACATTTGTCGTCGTTCACTTTCCACGGGTGGTAAATCAGGAATATCCTGATGCACAACTTTACCATCCAGCACCATCGAGTAGGCGACAGCGGTAACCAGGTTTTGCAGCTCAACGGCCTGGGCCATATCTTCGAGAAAACTCGGGAAAAGAGAATATATTCTGCCTTCAAACCCTGAGTAGCCCATCTGTGACTGGGCACGCATTCGATAAGGCAGGTAGATAGACATGCGGCTGTCGAAGATGCCGATCTCTGCGAGTTCTGCTTTCAGTCGTTCCTGGTTGCCGGGCATACCGTCGAGAGCAGGGCAACTTTCGGTGGAGAGTAAGGTGATAAAATAATCTATCAGCCTGAAGTCCGGGATCAGGTCACCGCTCAATCCCAGTACTTTCGACAGCATATTGTCGAGTTTACGTGGGCCAAACGGGGTGAATGAACGGCCGCAGAACTGAATATCAGCCTTTTTCTTCCAGCGTCTCCACAACATCCTGAGATGGGTGTAGTCGAGTTCGTGGGGGAGGAAACCGAGCACGCTTTCAGGGTGAAAATCGGCAAAATCAACCCTGTATGGAGCAGCAGTATAGGTGCCCGCGAAAAGTGGTAGAAAATGTTCGACAATCTTGATCACCAGATCCCCCATATACTTCTCAACCCCGGGCGTAAAACTTGAACCAGGATCGGTTGCCAGCCGGGTCAGTGCGGAACTCCCTAAAGAGACATGGGTTCCGTTATTGGCGAGGCAGGTGTTGGAGGTGTTTGGCAGCACGATCAGGTTGTTGGTGATGATGCCGGCATCTTTCAGCTTGCTGATAGTATTCAGCTGGCTGCGGGATAAGGTCCTGTGGCAGAGGGCCATGTATTTATGTTTTTCCTCGCCGCGCTCCCAGCCGGAGAGGCATGGGCTCATGAAAAGATGCCGGTAGTACCCGTCAGGGACCAGATCGTTGAGGCGTTTTTGCCGGTAAGGAGCGTGGGGTGCGTTGTAGATGATTGCCCGCTGGCCTGATTCCTTCAGCCCGTAATGACTGTTGGCAAACTGGCCCAGCAACTGGGTGAGAAGAAAGGTGCGTGCGGTTTCTCTAGCGGCCAGGGGACCTATTGCGCCAGCCTGTGCCGAGGGGATGGTAAATGAAAG of the Desulfosediminicola ganghwensis genome contains:
- a CDS encoding NADPH:quinone reductase, with translation MRIIEVRQFGGPDVLTLVDRDIPVPGKGQVVIKVEAIGVNPVDTYIRAGTYPVLPELPYIPGGNAAGTVQSCGEGVTELSQGQRVYTACTFGAYGEYCLCDATQVYDLPEEASFAQGATLGVPGATAWRGLFIRGLGKAGEKVLVHGASGSVGGAALQLGRAAGMEMYGTAGSEQGLKIIDELGAVKSMLHQGDYVDRLRAAVPGGFDLILEMLANVNLETDLSLLAPHGRVVIIGSRGRIEIDPRLTMGKETDIRGLALAAASSVELKQTHAALAAAVRAGVLRPLIAATLPLEDAPRAHQKVLEPGLNGKIILSPGL
- a CDS encoding phosphatidylserine decarboxylase, which gives rise to MPQAVTPSTAHQYIERATNAIVTEQLFGDRSVSFLYNTLRENAPALFRALTSARMSSLLSLYHYDFLDSRKFKAARMIASLAVDLTECVAAPDCYDTPRKVFERQIRYWQLRPMEEDRKAIVSPADSRVLVGSFTDISELFIKEKFFSPEELFGTDRKWHNVFSEGDFGVFRLTPDKYHYNHVPVSGIVLDIYEIDGAYHSCNPAAQIALASLYARNKRVVTIIDTDVEGGSGVGRVAMIEVVALMIGDIVQAYSELQYHNPQPVQAGMFLEKGCPKSLYRPGSSTDILVFEPNRISFSPDILANAKRNDVQSRFTNKVGRPLVETEVSVRSTVAGKLP
- a CDS encoding prolipoprotein diacylglyceryl transferase family protein — protein: MTNLLFIIITGILLGCLLLWGFKYLPGERWQMMAIVPKVKHGDSANWQGTNLTYYGFFIATSQLLAITLLLILLGAMEISLTGTALATAMLLAVCLPAARIVAMIVEKKRHTFTIGGASFVGIVLAPFAILAAGLICSNFGDCYLPMMPVLAAMAIAYSLGEGLGRLACLSYGCCYGKPLKDCSALIQSIFKRTGVIFYGNIKKAEYESHLAGERLVPIQAITCIIYTATALMGCWLFLNSFFTATLVLCMAVTQIWRLLSEVLRADFRGFGKVSVYQKMGAIAVIYTIGLALLNTSVTNVQPLISHGLQNVWTPGVIIGLQLAWVVFFIYFGRSTVTCSTVSFTLLEDRI
- the plsY gene encoding glycerol-3-phosphate 1-O-acyltransferase PlsY, which produces MSYLLIILSYLLGAVPFGLLIGKMAGKDVRTEGSKNIGATNVSRLLGKKLGFVTLVCDCLKGYLPMLLAAAILKDAPNSEIIVPLCGVAAVVGHMFPVYLGFKGGKGVATGLGVFLYLSPVAILISFVVFAASVALSGFVSVGSLLASALMVIWLWLLGHSAIQILTAAVVAGLIWFKHHENIGRLLKGEEKSWKKKA